Genomic segment of Streptomyces zhihengii:
CTGAGCGGGCGGCTGGACGCCGTGGACGAGGGCCTGCGCACGGTCACCGACGTCGTCACCGGGCTGGAGTTCGGGGACGCGGTGGTGCGGACGGGGATCCTGGAGCGGATCGCGGAGGTGCTGGGCGGGGTGAACCGCGCCCGCGCCGTGCTCGGTGCCCGGCGGCGTGAGCTGCTGGGACGCGAGGGCCGCGCCGAGTTCGCCGCCGAGACCGCCCTGCTGGGGCAGGCCGTCGCGGGGGCGCTCGCGGCGGCCGCCGATCCCGAGTCGTGCGACGCGCAGCTCGCGGCGCTGCTGCTGCGCCTGGAGAACCTGGAGTCCCGGTTCGCCGAGTCGGACGACTTCCTCGCCGAACTGGGCGCGAAGCGGACCGAGGTGTACGAGGCGTTCGCCGCCCGGCGTCAGACGCTCCAGGACGCGCGGGCGCGCCGTGCGGAGCGGCTGGCGGCATCGGCGCTGCGCGTGCTGGACACGATCGGGCGCCGGATCGTCACGCTGGGCAGCGCGGAGGAGATCCACACCTGGTTCGCCTCCGACCCGATGGCCGCGAAGGTGCGGCGCACCGCGGACGAGCTGCGCGAACTGGGCGACGACGGGCGTGCGGAGGAGCTGGAGGGGCGGCTGAAGGCGGCCCGCCAGGAGGCGGCACGCGCGCTGCGCGACCGCACCGATCTGTACGCGGACGGCGGGTCGGTGATCCGTCTCGGCCGGCACCGGTTCACCGTCAACACCCAGCCGTTCGAGCTGACGCTCGTGCCGCAGGGGGACGGGCTCGCCTTCGCCCTGACCGGCACGGACTACCGCGCACCGGTCACGGACGACGCCGGGGACGGCTTCGCGGACGGCACCGGGAGCGGCTTCGCCGGGACGCGTGCGTACTGGGAGCAGACCCTCCCGTCGGAGAACGCGGCCGTCTACCGGGCCGAACACCTGGCCGGCCGGCTGCTGGAGGAGCACGGCGCGCGGGCCCTGGCGGACGCGGACCTCGCGGACCTGGTGCGCCGCGCGGCGCAGGACGCCTACGACGAGGGCTACGAGCGCGGTGTGCACGACCACGACGCGGCGGCGATCCTGGCCTCCGTGGTGCGGCTCCACGCCGGGGCCGGGCTGCTCCGTCACGCCCCGCGGGCCAGGGCGGCGGCCCAGGTCTTCTGGGCGCACGGCACCGACGAGGCGTCGCGGAGCGCCTGGACGCGGCGGGCCGTGGCCCTGGCGCGGGCGCGGGACACCTTCGGGCTCGCCCCCGCGATCGACGCCTTCCGCGCCGAACTGGCCGCGGCGATGGGGCCCGGCGGCGGCCCCGGCGCGGACTACCTCTTCGAGGAACTGACCTCCGGGCCCGAAGGGTTCGTCATCGGCGCCCGGGTGCGTGCGGCGCTGGAGGCGTTCCGCCGCACGGTGGAGGACGCGGGCTACGCGCAGGATGTGGAGGCGCTCGGCGACGACCTCGGCGCCCGCCGCCAGGTGATCGAGAACTGGCTGGCGGCCTGGGCGCAGGCCACGGACGCGGAGGCCGACGCGGAGGACCTGGCCGAGGCCGCGGCGGTGGAGCTCTGCCCCGGTCTGGTGCGCCATGGCTCGGACGCTCCGCTCACGGCACGGGTCGAGGGGCTGCTCGGGAACCATCCGCGTCTGGAGAAGGGTGTGCTGACGGTACGTCTGGACGAGTTCCTCGCCCGGACGCGGCACTTCCGGGAGACCGTCGCCCCCGGCTTCCGTGACTACCAGCAGCGCCGGACCGCACTGGCCGCCGCCGAGCGCGAGCGGCTGCGCGTCGACGAGCACCGGCCCCGCGTCATGTCGTCGTTCGTGCGCAACCGGCTCGTCGACGAGGTGTACCTGCCGCTGATCGGCGACAGCCTGGCCAAGCAGATGGGCACCGCAGGCGAGTCGCGGCGCACCGACAGCAACGGTCTGCTGCTTCTCCTCTCGCCCCCCGGATACGGCAAGACGACGCTGGTCGAGTACGTGGCCGACCGGCTCGGCCTCGCGCTGGTCCGGGTGAACGGACCGGCCCTCGGCCACGAGGTGACCTCGCTCGACCCGGCGCAGGCACCGAACGCGACGGCGCGCCAGGAGGTCGAGAAGATCAATTTCGCGTTGGAGGCCGGCAGCAACGTGCTGCTGTACCTCGACGACATCCAGCATGTCTCCCCCGAACTGCTGCAGAAGTTCATCTCGCTGTGCGACGCGCAGCGGCGCATGGAGGGCGTGTGGCGCGGGCGGGCCCGCACCTACGACCTGCGCGGCAAGCGCTTCGCCGTGTGCATGGCGGGCAACCCGTACACCGAGTCCGGGGAGCGCTTCCGCATCCCCGACATGCTCGCCAACCGTGCCGACGTGTGGGATCTGGGCGAGGTGCTCACCGGCAAGGAGGACGTGTTCGCCCTGAGCTTCGTGGAGAACGCGCTCACCTCCCATCCGGTGCTCGCACCGCTCGCCGGCCGCGACCGTGCGGACGTGGACCTGCTCGTACGGCTCGCCACCGGCGATCCGACCGCCCGCGCGGACCGGCTGGCGCACCCCTACCCGCCGGCCGAACTCGACCGGATACTCGCCGTGCTGCGGCATGTGGTCGCCGCCCGGCGCACCGTCCTCGCGGTGAACTCCGCGTACATCGCCTCCGCGGCGAGCGGCGACGCCACCCGGGGCGAGCCGCCGTTCCGGCTCCAGGGCTCGTACCGCAACATGAACCGGATCGTGGAGCGGATCAGCCCGGTGATGAACGACGCCGAACTCGACGCGCTCGTCGACGACCACTACACGGGCGAGGCCAGGACCCTGGCGAACGGCGCCGAGGCGGCGCTGCTCAGGCTGGCCGAACTGCGCTCGCGGCTCACCGGGGCGCAGGCGGCCCGCTGGTCGGAGATCAAGGCCGGGTACACCCGCGCGCAGGCGCTCGGCGGACCCGGCGGCGATCCCCTGACGAAGGCCGTCGCGGCGCTGGGCCTGCTCGCGGACCGGCTGACCGCCGTCGAGACGGCGATCACCAGGGCGGCTGATCCGCGGCGGCTCCTCGCCGCCCCGGGGCGGCCGGAGGCCGTTCCTCCGGCCGGGGCGCCGGTGGATCCCGCCGGGTGAAGCGGTGGGCGGTCACCGTCCGTTCGGCGGCGGCGTGCCACCAGGCGGGCGGTGACTGCGCGCCCGGCCGCGACTGGGGCTGGTCGGGATGGAGCCCGAGCGGCACCAGCGCCCCGGCCAGGACCTCCACGGAGAACCAGCCGCGCCACCGGCCGTCGGGCCCCGGCCCGCAGGCCAGTAGGTAGCGCACCTCGTCCGCCGCGAACGGCATCCAGTCGACGCCCCGCTCACGCAGTCAGGCGCGCAGCGCGGCGGCGGGGCCCGGGTGGCCCGGCAGGTTCTCGCGGGAGGTCACGCGGATCCACTCGGGTGTGGAGACTGACGGTATGGAATTCGCTGTCTTCATGACGCTCCCGGGTCTGGTGATCCTTCTGGTGGCGATCGCCTTCGGCGACCAGGTGCTGCGCGCGACGGGCCGCGGACGCCGGCGCGGGCAGTTGTCCGCGACCGGGTTCGAGCAGTTGCACGCGACGTTCTCGCCGGGCAAGCAGAGCGAGCTCAAGGAACGGCAGAGCGCCCTGCTGCTGCGCGACGACGAGGAGGACGGCGCCCCGCCGAACCGGTCCACGGTGGACCTGGGCAGCGGACGCGCGGTGATCCGTCTCCCCTGACCCTAGGGCACGTCCCGTCCCGGCCCCCGAGTTGTCCACAAGCGCGGGGTTATCCACAGGCAGGGGATGGAAGCGGCGGGTTTCCGGTTTGATGGAGGGCATGAACGCCGCAGACACCACACCCGGCATGCCCGGCATGCCCGACTGGGAGAAGCGCTTCCGGGCGCCCCGTGTCTCCCTCCCCGACTGGGCCGAGGACGCCCCGGACCGGGCCCTCTTCGTGTCCAACGCCACCGGCACGTACGAGCTGTACGCCTGGGACCGGGCCACCGGCTCCCAGCGCCAGGTCACGGACCGGCCGAACGGCACCACCGAGGGCGTCCTCGCGCCCGACGGCGAGGCCGTCTGGTGGTTCTCGGACACCGACGGGGACGAGTTCGGGATCTGGATGCGGCAGCCGTTCGCCGGCGGGGCCGACGTGCCCGCCGTCCCGGGCCTGGCCGCCTCCTACCCGGCCGGTCTCGCGATAGGGCGGGACGGCACCGCGGTCGTCGGCAGATCGACCGACGAGGACGGCACGACGATCCATGTCGTCCGCCCCGGGCAGGCCCCCGCGGAGGTCTACCGGCACCGGGAGTCCGCCGGCGTCGGGGACCTCTCCCACGACGGGACGCTGTTCGCGATCGAGCACACCGAGCACGGGGACGCGATGCACTCCGCGCTGCGCGTCCTGCGCCCGGACGGCTCGGTGGTGGCCGAGCTCGACGACACGGAGGGCGGCACGAAGGAGCTGGGCCTGGAGGTCCTCGGCTTCCCGCCGGTCGACGGGGACACCCGGCTCCTCGTCGGGCACCAGCGGCGCGGCCGCTGGGAGCCGATGATCTGGGACGTGGCGAGCGGCGAGGAGACCGCGCTCGCGGTGGACCTGCCCGGTGACGTGGGCGCCGAGTGGTACCCGGACGGCTCCGCGCTCCTGGTGGTCCACAGCTTCGAGGCACGCGGCGAGCTGTGGCACTACGACCTCGCCTCCCGGGAGCTGACGCGGATCGAGACCCCCGCCGGTTCGGTGTCGGACGCGACCGCGCGCCCCGACCACTCCATCGAGTACCTGTGGTCGTCCGCCGCCGAGCCGCCGCAGGTCCGCTCGACGCACGGCGGCGCCGTCCTCGACCCCCCGGGCATGAAGGCGCCCGCCTCCGTCCCCGTCGAGGACGTATGGGTGGAGGGCCCCGGCGGCCGGGTCCACGCCCTGGTGCAGCGGCCGGCGGGGGCGGACGGCCCGCTCCCGACGGTGTTCGAGATCCACGGCGGCCCGGCCTGGCACGACAGCGACTCCTTCACCGCCGGCCCCGCCGCCTGGGTGGACCACGGCTACGCGGTCGTGCGGGTCAACTACCGCGGCTCGACCGGGTACGGGCGCGAGTGGACGGACGCCCTCAAGCACCGTGTGGGCCTGATCGAGCTGGAGGACATCGCCGCGGTACGGGAGTGGGCGGTCGCCTCCGGTCTCGCCGACCCGGCGCGCCTGGTGCTGGCGGGCGGCTCCTGGGGCGGCTATCTGACGCTGCTCGGGCTCGGTGTCCAGCCGGACGCCTGGGCGCTCGGCCTGGCCGCCGTGCCGGTCGCCGACTACGTCACCGCCTACCACGACGAGATGGAGGCCCTGAAGGCCCTGGACCGCACGCTCCTGGGCGGAACCCCGGAGGAGGTGCCCGAGCGTTTCGCGGCGTCCTCCCCGCTCACCTACGTCGACGCGGTCCGCGCCCCCGTCTACATCTCCGCCGGGGTCAACGACCCGAGATGCCCGATCCGCCAGGTCGAGAACTACGTCGACCGTCTGGTGGCCCGCGGCGCCGTCCACGAGGTGTACCGGTACGACGCGGGCCACGGCTCGCTCGTGGTGGAGGAGCGCATCAAGCAGGTGCGAATGGAGATCGCCTTCGCGGAACGGCACCTGGCGGGCGCCGGCATACGCCCGGAGGCGGACGCCCAGCCGGCCGGCGCCGCGTAACGGCTGCCGTCCTCCACGGCGCGGAGCGGACCGGGGCCCGTCCTTGCGGGCCCCGGGACACGGCCCGCCGGGCGCGTTCCGTACCGTGGAGGGGTGTACCGATTCCTGCTGACGCCCCGCTGGTGGGGGATCAACGTCTTCGTCCTGCTGGCGATCCCGTTCTGCGTGTTCATGGGGTCGTGGCAGCTGGGCAGGTTCGAGGACCGGGTCGACAGTCACCGGGAGGCGGAACAGCGCCCCGGCGCCGAGGAGCAGGCGGCGGCGCCGCTCGGTGAGCTGCTGCCGGTGGACAAGGAGACGTCGGGCCGGCAGGCCACGGCATCCGGCCGCTACGGCGAGCAGTTCATCGTCCCCGAGCGCCGGCTGGACGGGAAGCCCGGGTCGTACGTGCTGACCCTCCTGCGGACGGAGAGCGGCAAGACGCTCCCCGTGGTCCGCGGCTGGCTCCCCCAGGGCGGCACCGCGCCGGCGGTCCCCGCGGGCGCGGTGACGGTCACGGGGGCGCTCCAGGCGTCGGAGACGCCCGGCACCGACGGCGCCCACACCGCCGGAGGTCTGCCCGCCGGACAGCTCGGGATCATCAGCGCCGCCTCGCTGGTGAACCTCGTGCCCGACGACATGTACGACGCGTGGGTCACCCTCACGAAGGCGGACAGCGGGCTGACGGCGGTCCCGGCGTCGGCCCCGCAGAACAGCGGTCTGGATCTGAAGGCGTTCCAGAATCTCGGCTACACCGGAGAGTGGTTCGTCTTCGCCGGGTTCGTGCTGTTCATGTGGTTCCGCCTGGTGCGGCGCGAGGCGGAGGCGGTACGGGACCGGGAGCTCGGGCTCACCCCCGACATGTCCTGACCTCGCGGGGCGGTCCACCACCCCCGACATGTCCTGACCTCGCGGGGCGGTCGACCACCCGCCCCGCGCTGCGGCCGGGCCTACGCGCCCGGGAGGATGCCGGTGCGGTAGACGATGCCGGAGCAGGCGTTGCCGATGGTCGTCTGGGCGCTCGGGGCGCCCGCGTCGGCCGTGTGGGACACGGCCACGCTGCCGTCCTTGACCCCGCCCTCGGTGAGCATCTGCGTCTGGACCCCGTCCGTGGTGCCGGTACCGGTGTCGGTGCCGCCGCTGGTGCCCGTACCGGCGGTGCCGCCACCGCTGCCGCCCCCGCTTCCGGTGCCGCCGTCGGTGGGCGTCGGGTCCGGGGAGGCGCCCGTGGTGGGACAGGTGTCCGAGGGAATCCAGGCGAACTTCACCTCGTACGCCGAGGACGGCGTCAGCACGAGGCTGGCGACCGCCGCCGAGGGGTCGGGCAGACCGCCCGCCGGGTCGCCCGAGGTGTGGCCGACCACGCTGATGCGGGCCGCGTCGGCGGCCCCCAGCGCGGTGACGCCGACCGAGCCGGCGCCCGTCACCAGGCAGTCGGAGGAGGAGACGTTGGCGATGCGGAAGGTGCCGTAGACCTTGCCCTCGGCGTCGGGCACGTTCGTCCCGGCGGAGGCGACACCGAGCTGGGAGGGGGTGCAGGCCGCCGGCTGGGCACCCGCGGCGCCCGGTGTCTCGGGCTCGCCCGAGGTGCCGTCCGCGGCGCCCTCGGCGGAGCCGTCGCCCGGGGAGACGCTCGCGGCGTCCTCCCCCGTGGACCCCGGTCCGCCGCCGGCCGGGGGGTTCAGCGGGTCGCGGTCGCCGCCGGTGGCGCCCGGCTCGTTGCCGGCCCCGCCCTGGGCCTGCTGGCCGTGTCCGGCGTTGACCGGGTTGGCGCTGTCGCCCGAGCCGGAGCTCGCGACATGCACGAAGGCGGGCACCGCGGTGCCGACCAGCAGGACGGCGGCAGCGGCGCCGACCAGCGCCTGCCGCTTGCGGGCCCGCCGTGCGGGGACGGCGCGGCGCAGGTGGTCGAGCGCGCCCTCCGAGGGCGTGAGGTCCTCGACCACGCCCTGGAGCATCCGGCGCAGGGCCTCCTCGTCGCCCGCGAGCCCCGGCAGCGCCGTCAGGTCCGCGTCCCGCGGCGCGGGGGCGCCGGAGGTATCCGGAGCGGTGTCCGCGCCGGTGCCTTCGAGGTCACCCGGGGTGCTGTCCTTGCCGAGGCCGCCCGGCTCGCGTTCCGGCCCGTTTCCCACTGTTCCGTTCCCCGTCGAATCGTTCGGTGACCCTTCCGGCCCGTGCCGGTCGGGCCCGCGTCCGTGGCCGCTCATACCGTGGCCTCCATCGCGACGCGCAGTGCGGCAATGCCCCGCGAACCGTACGCCTTCACCGAGCCGAGCGATATGCCCAGCGTCTCGGCCACCTGGGCCTCGGTCATGTCGGCGAAGTACCGCAGGACCAGGACCTCGCGCTGCCGCCGCTGGAGGCCGCGCATCGCCTTGATCAGCGCGTCACGCTCCAACTGGTCGTAGGCGCCCTCCTCGGCGCTCGCCATGTCGGGCATCGGCTTGGAGAGCAGCTTGAGGCCGAGGATCCGCCGCCGCAGGGCCGACCTGGAGAGGTTGACCACCGTCTGGCGGAGGTAGGCGAGGGTCTTCTCCGGCTCCCGTACGCGGCTGCGCGCGGAGTGGACCCGGATGAACGCCTCCTGGACCACGTCCTCGCAGGAGGCGGTGTCGTCCAGGAGGAGGGCGGCGAGACCGAGCAGCGACCGGTAGTGGGCGCGGTAGGTCTCGGTGAGGTGGTCGACGGTGGTGCCGGCTGCCATGACGTCGTCAGTGCCCTGCCGCTGTGCGGGCAGCCGCGTGGTCCGTGACGCGGGGACGGGTGCGATCACCGGCATGCCGCCGGACGGGCGGGGTCTGCGGATCGGGCGCACAGCGCCGCCGATCGGGACCACCCTTGCGATGTCGAGAACCTCTGCCACGCCTGTTGGACACGCTTCCCCCCGTCAGGGTTGTACGCGTACGCCACCGCTTTTGGCGGTCCGCCCCATGCCGTCATGCGCACCCGATCTTCCCCAATGCCCCAATGTCACCGCACCGCAGCGAGGCGTCCGCAGAGACGCGTCCCGCCCAACTGCCGGTTGCAACAAGGAGGGAAGCGAATAATCGAACACGCTGACGCCCCAGTTCAAGTGGTTCAGACCATCGTTTCGATCACAGGGCGTCCACAGATCCTACAAAGTCCCGCGGACACCCCGCCCCGGAATAAGGACGGTTGCGGGCGGGCACCCCGGAACGGCGGCCCGGCCGGGTGTCAGCAGCCGAGCTCGGCCGCGACCGTCTCCGCGATCTGGACCGAGTTCAGCGCCGCGCCCTTGAGCAGGTTGTCGCCGCAGAGGAAGAGGTCGAGGGCGGTGGCGTCGTCCGGGGCGCGCCGCACCCGTCCGACCCAGGTGGGATCGGTGCCCACCACGTCCGCGGGCGTGGGGAAGTCGCCCGCCTCCGGATCGTCGCAGAGCACGACCCCCGGGGCGGTCGCGAGGATCTCGTGGGCGCGTGCCACGGTGACCTCGCGCTCGAAGCGCGCGTGGACGGCCAGGGAGTGGGCCGTCAGCACGGGGACGCGCACACAGGTCGCCGACACCTTGAGCCCGGGCAGGCCGAGGATCTTGCGGGTCTCGGAGCGCAGCCCCAGTTCCTCCGACGACCAGCCGCCGTCGAGCGGCGTGCCGGTCCACGGGACGACGTTGAGGGCGAGCGGGGCCTCGAACGGCCCGAGGCCGTCCCCGACGGCCCGGCGCACGTCCCCGGGCGCCACGCCCAGTTCGGTGCCGGCGACGAGGGAGAGCTGGGCGCGCAGCGCGCCGACCGCGTCCCGGCCGGCCCCGCTGGCCGCCTGGTACGAGGAGACCACCAGTTCGCGCAGCCCGAACTCCGCGTGCAGGGCGCCCACGGCGGGCACCAGCGTCAGCGTGGTGTCGTGGGGGCTCGCGACGATGCCGCGCGGCCGCAGCCGCACGGTGTGCGGATTGATCTCGGGGACGGTCAGCGGCACCTCGGGATCCGCCCGGAAGGCCGGGGAGCTGTCCACGACCACGGCGCCACGGGTGACGGCGAGGGGCGCCCAGCGTGCGGAGACCTCGGCCGGCACCAGGAACAGCGCCACGTCGACGCCGTCGAAGACGTCCTCGCCGAGCGCCAGGACCTCGCACTCCTCCCCGCGCACGGCCAGTTTGCGGCCGGCCGAGCGGGGGGAGGCGACGAGTCGGATCTCGCCCCAGACGTCGGCGTGCTGCGACAGGAGCCGGAGCATCACCGCGCCGACGGCCCCGGTCGCTCCCACGACCGCGAGCGTCGGCTTGGACGTCCCCCGCGCGGGGCGCACGCTCATCGCCGCACGCCTCCGCGCCGGAGGGTCATCGCCCGGTGCCGCCGTAGACGACCGCCTCGTCGGAGTCGGAGTCGAGGCCGAACGCGGTGTGCACGGCGCGCACCGCCTCGTTGACGTCGTCGGCCCGGGTGACCACGGAGATACGGATCTCGGAGGTGGAGATCAGCTCGATGTTCACGCCGGCGTCGGAGAGCGCCTCGAAGAAGGACGCCGTCACACCCGGGTTGGTCTTCATGCCCGCGCCGACCAGGGAGATCTTGCCGATCTGGTCGTCGTAGCGCAGCGAGTCGAAGCCGATGGCCGCCTTCTGCTTCTCCAGGGCGGACATCGCCTTGGCGCCGTCCGTCTTGGGCAGCGTGAAGGAGATGTCGGTCAGGGCGGTGGTGGCCGCCGAGACGTTCTGCACGACCATGTCGATGTTGATCTCGGCATCGGCGATGGTGCGGAAGATGGCCGCGGCCTCGCCCGGCTTGTCCGGCACGCCGACGACCGTGACCTTGGCCTCGGAGACGTCGTGGGCGACTCCGGAGATGATGGCGTGCTCCACCTTCTGATCCCCTCGCGGTTCGTTGCTGACCCATGTGCCCTGGAGCCCCGAGAACGAGGACCGGACGTGGATCGGGATGTTGTAACGGCGTGCGTACTCGACGCACCGGTGCAGCAGCACCTTGGAGCCGGACGCGGCGAGCTCCAGCATGTCCTCGGAGGAGATCCAGTCGATCTTCTTCGCCTTCTTCACGACCCGGGGGTCGGCGGTGAAGACGCCGTCGACGTCGGTGTAGATCTCGCAGACCTCGGCGTCCAGCGCCGCCGCCAGCGCGACGGCGGTCGTGTCCGACCCGCCGCGGCCGAGCGTGGTGATGTCCTTCTTGTCCTGGGACACACCCTGGAAGCCGGCGACGATGGCGATGTTGCCCTCGTCGAGCGCCGTACGGATCCGGCCCGGCGTCACATCGATGATGCGCGCTTTGTTGTGCACCGAGTCGGTGATGACGCCTGCCTGGCTGCCGGTGAACGACTGGGCCTCGTGGCCCAGGTTTTTGATCGCCATGGCCAGCAGGGCCATGGAGATCCGCTCTCCTGCGGTCAGCAGCATGTCGAACTCACGCCCGGCAGGGATCGGGGATACCTGCTCGGCGAGATCGATCAGCTCATCCGTCGTGTCGCCCATCGCCGAAACCACGACGACCACCTGGTGGCCGTTCTTCTTGGCATCGACGATTCGCTTGGCGACACGCTTGATGCCCTCGGCATCGGCGACGGAGGAGCCTCCGTACTTCTGCACGACAAGGCCCACGTGCGCTCCTCGCTCGGTCTTCTGCAGTCAACGACTGCGGTCGGCTCAGTCTATCGAGCAGCCCGGAATCGCCCGTTCTTTGTCACATGGTGAGATGTCCCGCTCACGACGTGATCCCGGACGATCCCTGGGCTGCCCGCAGGAGGCCACTGCCCAGGGCCCCGGGAGCTACGCGGGAATGTGCGCCACATCACCCGCGGGCGGACCGCCGCGGGACCGGTGGACGGGGCTCAGCGGGCCCTGCGCAGCCCCAGCGGGCCGGCGATCTCCTCGACCATGACCTTGCCGGCCTCCTCGGCCAGCACGTCGTCGGTGAGGTCCTCGTCGGTGTCGAGGCCGTCCAGCTCGGCGAGCGGCTGGTCCAGGCGCACATGGGCGACGAGCGACTGGAGCGCGCGCAGCGTCGCGGAGGCGGTCGGGCCCCAGTTGGAGAAGTACGAGAACTGCCACCACCAGAGCGCCTCGGTGGTCCGGCCGGCCCGGTAGTGGGCGAGTCCGTGGCGCAGGTCGGTGACGATGTCGGCGAGGCTGTCGGAGATCCGCGACGGCACCGGGGCCTTGCGCGGCTCGTAGGGGTCGAAGACCTCGGAGAACACGTCGATCGGGTCGAGCAGCACGGCGAAGCGCTCGCGCAGGTCGTCGACGTCGACGTCCGGGCCCGTGTCCGGCTCGTAGCGCTCGTCGGGGACGATGTCCTCGTGCGCGCCGAGGCGGCCGCCGGTCAGCAGGAG
This window contains:
- a CDS encoding DUF5063 domain-containing protein, with the translated sequence MSDAMLHAVGQDPDDFAVQIADSIESFIVATTEVAKGDEPDSAVPFLLLEVSQLLLTGGRLGAHEDIVPDERYEPDTGPDVDVDDLRERFAVLLDPIDVFSEVFDPYEPRKAPVPSRISDSLADIVTDLRHGLAHYRAGRTTEALWWWQFSYFSNWGPTASATLRALQSLVAHVRLDQPLAELDGLDTDEDLTDDVLAEEAGKVMVEEIAGPLGLRRAR